Proteins encoded within one genomic window of Halocatena marina:
- a CDS encoding archaeosine biosynthesis radical SAM protein RaSEA — translation MSTPNPDVYEQGRGMDAHNQVMRDIRARNQRTYDPSEPTRVWLDEDNTPDGVYQSLTIILNTGGCRWARAGGCTMCGYVAESVEGGTVSHELLMEQIDACLEHERENAGDESSDLIKIYTSGSFLDEREVPATTRQAIASTFSDRERIVVESLPDFVEREKLTDFTEVGLDVDVAVGLETATDRVRHDCVNKYFDFDDFIKASDAADAAGAGIKAYLLMKPPFLSEPEAVEDMKRSIRRCAEYAHTVSMNPTNVQRYTMVEELYHDGGYRPPWLWSVAEVLQDTTDADAIVVSDPVGHGSDRGSHNCGECDDRVQTAIKDFNLRQDPTVFDQVSCECELTWDAIMERETSYGMPLSR, via the coding sequence ATGAGTACGCCTAATCCCGACGTGTATGAACAGGGACGCGGGATGGACGCGCACAATCAAGTGATGCGCGATATTCGTGCGCGCAATCAGCGCACCTACGATCCATCCGAACCGACCCGTGTCTGGCTCGATGAGGACAACACACCCGATGGTGTCTATCAGTCACTCACGATTATCCTCAACACAGGCGGCTGTCGATGGGCTCGTGCCGGAGGCTGTACGATGTGTGGATACGTCGCCGAATCAGTCGAAGGCGGCACCGTCTCTCACGAGCTGCTGATGGAACAGATCGACGCGTGCCTCGAACACGAACGTGAGAACGCAGGAGACGAATCGTCCGATCTCATCAAGATCTATACGTCCGGATCGTTCCTCGACGAGCGCGAAGTCCCCGCGACAACGCGTCAAGCTATCGCATCGACGTTTTCCGATCGAGAGCGCATTGTCGTCGAGAGTCTCCCTGATTTCGTCGAGCGAGAAAAGCTCACAGACTTCACCGAGGTCGGTCTCGACGTGGATGTCGCCGTCGGTCTCGAAACAGCAACCGACCGCGTTCGACACGACTGCGTGAACAAGTATTTCGACTTCGATGACTTCATCAAGGCAAGCGACGCAGCCGACGCGGCGGGAGCGGGCATCAAGGCGTATCTTCTCATGAAGCCTCCCTTCCTCAGCGAGCCAGAAGCCGTCGAAGACATGAAACGTTCCATCAGGCGCTGTGCCGAATACGCCCACACTGTCTCGATGAACCCGACGAACGTCCAACGCTACACGATGGTCGAAGAGCTGTACCACGACGGCGGGTACCGCCCACCGTGGCTCTGGTCAGTCGCAGAAGTGTTGCAGGACACCACGGACGCCGACGCCATCGTTGTCTCTGATCCAGTCGGGCATGGCAGCGACCGCGGATCACACAACTGCGGCGAGTGCGATGATCGTGTACAAACCGCCATCAAAGATTTCAACCTACGCCAAGACCCAACAGTGTTCGATCAAGTATCGTGTGAATGTGAGCTGACGTGGGATGCGATTATGGAGCGAGAAACGAGCTACGGAATGCCATTATCGCGGTGA